A genomic region of Zea mays cultivar B73 chromosome 6, Zm-B73-REFERENCE-NAM-5.0, whole genome shotgun sequence contains the following coding sequences:
- the LOC100193845 gene encoding uncharacterized LOC100193845 precursor (The RefSeq protein has 1 substitution compared to this genomic sequence): protein MASLKDHCAVVAVVVAICFVVLAAALPSHASTAVDEPAKYKPSRAPAPSPASASSYVPPPVQPVIVVQGVIYCKSCKLRGYNSGMDASPLPNATASLVCYGDAESKYRVLNQTSTATDTNGYFIVMVYDVGMFDCRSCRLYLRSSPTALCAAPFIPSNPKLGLTLVRDRAATAPRGARGIFHPKTALMYAPGTGGKCPPY from the exons ATGGCCTCCTTGAAGGACCACTGTGCCGTGGTGGCAGTTGTAGTGGCGATCTGCTtcgtcgtcctcgccgccgccctcCCTTCGCACGCGTCGACGGCGGTGGACGAGCCGGCGAAGTATAAGCCCAGCAGAGCGCCAGCGCCGTCCCCTGCATCTGCATCATCCTACGTCCCGCCGCCGGTCCAGCCCGTGATCGTCGTCCAGGGCGTCATCTACTGCAAGTCCTGCAAGCTCAGGGGCTACAACAGCGGCATGGACGCGTCCCCTCTCCCCA ATGCGACGGCGAGCCTGGTGTGCTACGGCGACGCGGAGAGCAAGTACCGGGTGCTGAACCAGACGAGCACGGCCACCGACACGAACGGCTACTTCATCGTGATGGTGTACGACGTGGGCATGTTCGACCGCCGCAGCTGCAGGCTGTACCTCCGCTCCTCGCCGACGGCGCTCTGCGCCGCGCCCTTCATCCCGTCCAACCCCAAGCTGGGGCTCACCCTCGTGAGGGACCGCGCGGCCACGGCGCCCAGGGGCGCGCGCGGCATCTTCCACCCCAAGACTGCGCTCATGTACGCGCCGGGCACCGGCGGCAAGTGCCCGCCGTACTGA
- the LOC103631598 gene encoding receptor like protein 29, whose amino-acid sequence MAPAPSSSRTRALPPAILYILLSLQIAAAAAAMDPVERETLLRVMESVSSDRDWREAAGADPCGSPWPGLECRPGAAPGPGGGAARMHVSRLDFGVPPNPTCKDTATFPAAAFALPELRALFLVGCFKNPDAVAAFALPPASNLSSSRLQQLSVRANPSLSGALPPQLASMRSLQVLTVSQNALIRGAVPNGIGALASLVHLDLSYNSLTDPIPSRLGGLRRLVGLDLSYNSFSGRIPSRLGDLAQLQKLDLSSNNLTGGVPPAITRLRALTFLALSNNGLRGRLPAGLSGLRDLQYLIMENNPMGVPLPPELGNIARLQELRLANSGYSGSIPDTFGLLSSLTTLSLENNSLTGRIPAGLSRLKRMYHLNLSKNGLDGVVPFDSAFLRQLGRNLDLSGNPGLCVTDRAVVPDVGVGVCGGDVACESSAAAESSLVGRVVRREVTRGRWPAGLLRPAAVALCSCGLLL is encoded by the coding sequence ATGGCGCCGGCACCCTCCTCCTCCAGGACCAGGGCCCTCCCCCCCGCCATCCTGTACATCCTCCTGTCCCTGCAGATCGCCGCGGCGGCCGCGGCCATGGACCCCGTCGAGCGGGAGACGCTGCTCCGCGTCATGGAGTCCGTCTCCTCCGACCGCGACTGGCGCGAGGCCGCCGGCGCCGACCCCTGCGGCTCGCCGTGGCCGGGGCTGGAGTGCAGGCCCGGGGCCGCGCCCGGCccaggcggcggcgcggcgcggaTGCACGTGTCGCGCCTCGACTTCGGGGTGCCGCCCAACCCGACGTGCAAGGACACGGCCACGTTCCCGGCCGCCGCGTTCGCGCTGCCGGAGCTCCGCGCGCTGTTCCTCGTCGGCTGCTTCAAGAACCCCGACGCCGTGGCCGCCTTCGCCCTGCCGCCGGCGTCCAACCTCTCGTCCTCGCGCCTGCAGCAGCTCAGCGTCCGCGCCAACCCGTCGCTGTCCGGCGCGCTGCCGCCGCAGCTGGCCAGCATGCGGTCGCTCCAGGTGCTCACCGTGTCGCAGAACGCGCTCATCCGTGGCGCCGTCCCCAACGGCATCGGCGCGCTCGCCAGCCTCGTGCACCTCGACCTCAGCTACAACTCCCTCACCGACCCCATCCCGAGCCGGCTCGGCGGCCTGCGCCGCCTCGTCGGCCTCGACCTCAGCTACAACTCCTTCTCGGGCCGCATCCCCAGCCGCCTCGGCGACCTCGCCCAGCTGCAGAAGCTGGACCTCAGCTCCAACAACCTCACCGGCGGCGTCCCGCCCGCCATCACCCGCCTCAGGGCGCTCACCTTCCTGGCGCTCAGCAACAACGGCCTGCGCGGCCGCCTCCCCGCCGGCCTCTCCGGCCTCCGCGACCTGCAGTACCTCATCATGGAGAACAACCCGATGGGCGTCCCGCTGCCGCCCGAGCTGGGCAACATCGCGCGGCTgcaggagctccgcctcgccaacTCCGGCTACTCGGGCTCCATACCGGACACGTTCGGCCTCCTGTCCAGCCTCACCACGCTGTCGCTGGAGAACAACAGCCTCACCGGACGCATCCCGGCGGGGCTCAGCCGCCTGAAGCGCATGTACCACCTCAACCTCAGCAAGAACGGGCTGGACGGCGTCGTCCCTTTCGATAGCGCGTTCCTCAGGCAGCTCGGCCGGAACCTGGACCTGAGCGGCAACCCGGGCCTGTGCGTCACCGACCGGGCCGTCGTGCCGGACGTGGGCGTCGGAGTCTGCGGCGGCGACGTCGCCTGCGAAAGCTCAGCCGCCGCGGAGAGCTCGCTTGTCGGGAGAGTGGTCAGGAGAGAGGTGACGAGGGGTCGCTGGCCGGCCGGGCTGCTCAGGCCCGCCGCGGTAGCGCTGTGCAGCTGCGGCCTTTTGCTCTGA